In Pieris brassicae chromosome 8, ilPieBrab1.1, whole genome shotgun sequence, the DNA window aaacaATAGTTCACAGGGTCCAGTATATTGCATGATGTTCCGGAGGAAGAACGTAGTTGAACAAAAGCTTGCCACAAGGTAGACCGCGCTTCATCTTGATATACTACATATTTCTGATTGTGGAAAATATTCCACTATTGTGTTCTGAATTATTATAGTTCCTTTGTTTTGAACGGACGAGCATTTTGTGTGCAGCAGAGCCATATCAGTAacgattgtttttaattacaaacccTATCTCTTATCAACATCacctaaatcttataatttaCTATCTAAATTTGTATCAATAACGTAcactaaacaaaataacagAGAACTACGTCAAAATTGGACTTTTCTTGTTCATTTGAATGAAAAAAGATGTATCAGAGTACTCAAtagaaattaacattattactcaatagaaattaacaaattaaattaacattggCAACATTGTATCCTAGGACTTTGAATatacaattgtatttattggCTTATTTTTACAGTAGCTACTAATACAATGgaaaatttactaatataaaaattaaactaaaatcataatatattaaaaaagaaacaaaaaactaaaacatgcAAATATATTCATGGTGCGCTTCTATGAGTAAATTTGTACgcttaaatatcttaaatatgcAAAAACTAGTGTAAATATACTTGTAGCACCTACAAGTAATTAGTACCCCTAATGTATGTATGGTGGTTGTGGCCCTGCAGCGGCCTTATAAAGTGGCTTTTGAAGAAAAGATCCGCTATTTTGACATTCTTTGGCTTCTCAATTCTCCTAATCGTTAAATGTGTTccttaagtttaaaatatagtttcatGTAGACATaaatttactacaaaatagtTCTCGGAACAAACACAAGCATTGAAATTACGTTATCTGTAACCAAATTTcagatagatatatataacGCTTGCAAACCAAGAATTCTACACTTATATAAGCTATATTTCGCATTTCTGGAAATAAGACCAACagataattgataaaaattttgtttactttaCTAAATGTTACCATAACAGTTTTCACGTAAGCAATAACCACATACGACATCGAGTTAAAAGCTATTGCAATGGGGTCGTGCAGTTTCACCCacgtaaatgttatgttaggaatattttaaattactgtgaacattttcattgaaatataaagataCTTTGATGTCCagtttaataatgatttaaaaggCGAATTTGTGGCCTTAGAAACTAATgtgtaatgtaaatgtaataatagatCTAATCAtaagtttgaataaaaaattaaaacatttcgatcgagttttttaattatataatagtaaaaattattaatataaattaaatctagacacgaatattacaatttttttaactaattcataatttttatttaactaattaccTGAGGCGTCAacataatttcttataaaaataatcatagaATCTACGTATATGCTATTCTGAAGTACCGAGGGATACCAATGACAGTTGcagatataaagaaataaaacactttattacACAGTACACTAGCCCGTACACCTggattccctgtgtcgtgGGCAGCTAGTCTCTTTGATTTGACATATTATTTCCAtagaactaatttaaatacgCCCCTTAAATAGGCCATGTTTGTTCACTTTAGTTAAGGTCAATGAAATTTTGTGAAAAACCGCTACTCGAATACgtcaaatattaaatccaGCGCCTACATAAAAGATTACTCGGCAAAACGTGACTAAGTACACACATATTTGCCTCTGAATTAATATgctatcatttttaaaaaaacctcACTGAATTTATTCAATGAAAAATGTGGAAAGTGTCATGATAAATGATGTTCATATACTGAATTTATGAGCCAAactgaaatgaaaataaaatgctgTAGGTATAGATGAATTTAATTCATAGTTTATATTTGGATACCACCACTACAGATTTAAGActctaaaattttatatcaaataacgatttaaaattttacaaaagcttTACACTTTGGGAAAGGTATAATCATcagttgaattaattaatatgcaGTTATTTTATGGTGGTGAGTTAGGTTGTATGTCCTACTGAAATCGGCAACTTATGAGATAGACTGTACATATGTGTAGTAGAATGCTCATACGACACGAATTAGGGAAAACTGTTATCATGCCACCCGTAGCGAGTTGATGGGTCTGTTGGATTTTAGGGGGCAGGTTTTTATTGCGCCACCCGGACAGTTGCCCTGGCGCGAGTGTCTATAGATGGATTTCCCCAAGAACGTATTGCTGTCACAATATCTAATGAGTGTTAAAAGTCAAAGATACGTATGTTTTAGTGTTTTAGATTGTTACATTGTACAAATAAGggattaatatgaaaataatgaaacaaataaaaattatttcttaaaagtttattatttttacgtgTCAATTGCACAAAAATGACTTTAGTCATGTAATAAAAACCGCACGCGCTCTCAACTAAACTCCTAAACTATCAAAACACATGAAAATCAATTCCGTAACAGATTAAAAAATGTGAAGTGATTTTAGCCTAACatattgcaaaatatttaaatagttcaaggatttatttcctatttttacataaatgttCAGTAGAGtgtattaaaatcaattcCCTAAAAGACAACACATTAATGTTAAGTTCTTGTTTAAAACTTCTCTCTGTAAGTAACATCCgttttacatacatacttaTTTTGGCACTAATTGCTTATACAATAATAGTCATTAACACTTCAGTCCTCTGAATTCCATTAATTGTTAAAACCTATgcttaaaaaacaatattgttatCTATGATGTTGTTTTTGGTATCAATGAATACTGCCTACATAGAACTTGTTCTATCGGATTCCTGCTCCTCTTTCAATGTGTATACAGATCGACGGAACGCACCGCCATTAAATTTAGACCTAGAAACGTGGTGCAAAACTTCTGGTAATACCTCTCCGTCTGAAGAAAGCATTGAGTCATCAGTTAAGTTCCCACTCTCATCCCGTCAGGATCTTTGCAGGAATTCCGGTGTCAAAACTTTTTGAGTAGCACTcttcataattttttcatGATGTCTCAGTCGATGAACTATTTCATCGTGAAGTATATTAAAACACATAGCAGTCAGAGCGAGACCAGTTATAATGTAAATGGAACAGAACCAAACTGTTCCTGATGATGCACCGTTTCTTTGAGTCATACCAGGAGCTAAGTGACCGAAACCGATTGTACTCAAGctcataaaacaaaagtagaTTCCATCTACTGGGCTCCAACCCTCCAGCTGGTAAAGAATGAGGGCACCGAAAGAAATATAAGTGAAAATAGCAGCTAGGCATAAAGAAATTGGAGCAAGAATTGAAAAACCACTTAGAGAAACCTTTGAATCAGTATCTGTACAACTCATAGAATCACAATCTCTGAGAAAGTTTAATCCcacatttttatcttttatagaACTTGTGCTATTAGCTTGGGATGCTGATATAATTGTACCTGATGGTGATCGAACGTAATAAGGTTCTTGTAGGTGCAAGGTTTGAGTTCTATAATCTTCTGCTCGTCTTACTTTTTCCTTCCTTTCTTTTGATGTGATTGTATTTTCGTCGAGACAGCAGTACCCACACTTGACACAAAGACAGCAACACAGAGTTCTACTGAATATGCTTCTGGCTAATCTAGATAGGAGAGCTCCAACCACGGATAAATATAGAAGTGTTAAAGGTATACCTACAACGGCATATCCTATAGTGACTATTTTGCCTAATGCAGTTTTAGGAGCCACACTACCATAGCCtgcaacaaaaaatatacagattAGAActcaaacatatataatttttctttgttaaaatttaacatatagcAAAATACTCACCGATAGTAGTAAGAACAGTTagtgaatataaaaatgctttagAAAAGTTCCATTCGTAGTCATCTGAAACAAGAGCCGGGGCTGACTCCAAAGCTCTTGCACCTCCATATTGTTCAGTTACATCTGCAGTTACTCTGGCGACCAATTTATCTTGGAATCTTGCAATTTCTTGAGCTGCCAGTCTTGTCCaattttctttgtataatatgtttaGTGAAACCGTTATCTCCCATATACTCTCTACAGTTTGTGATCTTAATTCAGCTGATGCTTGTGCGATgctattatttactttagacAGGGTAATAGGTTTCTTACTTTCAGTAGCTTGGTAAGATGTAGTTGCTAACGTTTTCTGGTGTATTTTAGCAGCCTCTCCTTCGATAGCTAAGAAAATAAATGCCCccaataatgtataaatgagAAGAACTATGAATATTCCGAGATTTGTAATACATCCAGCTATAAGGcttttctttttactttttttagtttttatacaaaaacagcACGTTGTTACAGTATCGTCACAATTATCTGGTTTAGTTTTCTTGTATTTTCCATTGACCTGACTCTTTTTCTTGGTCTTGTCCAtgtctttaatttattctgaGATCATTGTTTACGGTGTGTTTTACATGCGAATTCTGAAACAAtgaaacacaatttaaataataaaatacttcatACGTTGTATACGTGTATAAGTCAATAACAACGTATGTTATTTGATAGAGGTAGGTAAAAATAGAACATAGACAAGAATAGATCGCATAACATAAACGTCCTATCTTTTAAAGTATGTATAACACTAAACTTatgcaattaatatattaacaaaataagtgTAATTTCACGTCACATAGAATAATGATTTAGCCCAGTATAATTCGTAAatgaaaacacatttttctCAAAGAAAATAATCCACATGAAACCGTGTCTCACGTTACCATAGAGAAGAAATAATTCAAAGCATTTTGAATATTGGTGAATCTCGAATATCTTTGATGTCCCTTATACATTGCTCATTCAATCGtcttttacattattaatattaaaatttatttcgcaAAAAAACATGAACGatgcttaaatttattaagcttCTTAAATTTGATTCTACTTAGAGAAAAGGTGAATTTTCTATTAACAGGAATATTATGGTGGCGAATTTAACTCAAACGTATATCTAGTACCAAATCAAAAATTTACGAACATTTTCGAtgccaaatataaataaaaatgtaatttagttAATGTGCATAAACGCAAAGAATAACTAAATTCACATTCACAACTCAAATCAAGGGAGGTAGAACGGACGACAAAAACCGACTATAAACGCCaagttaaaattatcattacccattaaaaatcattataataaattattgcctTTTCAATCACACTTGCaagaagtaatttattaaaattggtatatattaatataattcaattcaaaatcatatattattataggtaacacaatgtacacttatgaacgtcaaaaacataaatgtatataaaatgcttctaattttacatttactgtcagttctcaaatcaagggcgtagaacggaagagaagaacaggtaataaactctccgccactccttttaatcgccatgtttttgtgtttcacaacgtttgtaaggagctgcaccCTTATagcttaagtaattaataataataaaataaattaaaaacaaagatttgtcctctatcagctgGAGGTATGGTAAAATaggcacgcacttacattctcgtgagaacaacacgcaaatacgtagTCAAAATAACTACCATCaaacacgaattcaagtacgaccagtaaCCACAAGAAGTTcgcgagtatgacgcatggccaaccatcggccccctcgccatattttagggagagaggcaacccgacgcatggacgaaatgaataaataatgagGTCacttattgattttaaaaatatatgtaataaagttgtttaattaatttatcaataaataacaacaGTATGAACGTACCAATAAAATTCCACAAACAATATCGTAACTCTGCGttgaaaatttaatcataGCACATTCTCAGAATTGCAAAACCGACTAAGTGCAgcataatgtataattatctTTGCTACAACTTGACCCAAGTACGTGGAAGTTTTGGTTAGTTTCCACTAAGAGAATACAATTGTATAATGATCGATTCTCTACTTCCTACAGACAATCATGTTCTgcataactatttatatattatctgtaccaatctttaattctatttgatattattgttTGTACGGAATGCGGTGAAACTCATGAAATACTTAACGTAGTATTGATAATGAAAGCTTCTAAATGAATTCGTGATAGTGTATTGTTAGAATTATATTCattctatctatctataataCATTTAGGACATGAGTAAAAAGAGTAAAGATAAATCTATTAATTggaatagataaattaaacgCACCGATGTGGAATTAATGTCTAGAcatcttttaatatactttgatGTCGTTTACATCGACACATGAATGATATCTTGAATTCTTGAAATGCATCGAAGGACGAGATTTTGAGAGAGATTACAATTACATCCTTGCACCCAATTTCATGTTAGCATGGTAGCTCCAAAAAAGGCATAAGcgtcaaattataaattttatataaataataaaagttaattgtaaatacatacttagtatggccataaatactgttacaaatgaatattaacaaaatattacatttgaatttagaatgtaatttttatatcattgttcaTTGGGTTTTCTGATTTTAGCGCCAATactttgtacaatattttgcaatattaaaatggagtgtggTGATATAGACAACCGGATCGCTGTGATTACACAAAGTAggcaaatgcaatttttaaaactctccatACGCTTGGGAGTAAAATGTTTGCATACCGGGCTATTTATAGGTACAACGAGACCTCCTCTGTTTGTGATAATAAATGATCTGGCCGCCCACGTAGTGTTCGTTTGAAAAAGGTGGTTAAAGCAGTAAGGGAAAACTtcgaagaaatcctgtccgaaagcaaaagattttatctcaGGAGATGAAGATAACTCCATGATTATGACCATATTTATGCTCAAAGCTCTAAATAAGCTTTCCAATTAGTCGACAGAGTGCAACGTGGGCTCTATCCGACtacagtgatggtttggtggggtatTAGCTATGAAGGAGTGCCTGAgtaatacttttatgaaaaaggtatcTAAACATCAGCCCAAGTGTATCAAGGAACCATTCTTGAGAAGGGAATGAAGCCCCGTGTTTaataaccaagaatggtccttccagcaagaTTCGACACCGGGTCATAAAGCTCGGTCTATGCGGTCTTGAAATGAAAGTTTCGGAGTTCACTGGCCATCGTCTACTCCCGATCTTTATCCgctggattatgatttatggtcagttttagagagtaCGGCGTGCTTTAAAcgccatgataatttggagtcccTTAAAAAACAATCAGTACGATTGGTAATGAAGAATTTTCCGATGGAAAGAGTGCGTGCTTTTATTGATAACTAGCCTCAACGTTTAAACGACTTCAAATAAgcttttatatgattttatatttatgtattaaactaatactctgtaaaagtaataaacgtTACTTGcgatagattttatttactttgtttcagtatttatggctataCTAAGTGTACTGTAATCAACGACTTACTTTTTTTAGTCTGTCAAATGTGGTGACATTTCCAAACAACTAGATTTTAAACATTCCAAATTTTAGCGAAACCGT includes these proteins:
- the LOC123713799 gene encoding potassium channel subfamily K member 18-like, encoding MDKTKKKSQVNGKYKKTKPDNCDDTVTTCCFCIKTKKSKKKSLIAGCITNLGIFIVLLIYTLLGAFIFLAIEGEAAKIHQKTLATTSYQATESKKPITLSKVNNSIAQASAELRSQTVESIWEITVSLNILYKENWTRLAAQEIARFQDKLVARVTADVTEQYGGARALESAPALVSDDYEWNFSKAFLYSLTVLTTIGYGSVAPKTALGKIVTIGYAVVGIPLTLLYLSVVGALLSRLARSIFSRTLCCCLCVKCGYCCLDENTITSKERKEKVRRAEDYRTQTLHLQEPYYVRSPSGTIISASQANSTSSIKDKNVGLNFLRDCDSMSCTDTDSKVSLSGFSILAPISLCLAAIFTYISFGALILYQLEGWSPVDGIYFCFMSLSTIGFGHLAPGMTQRNGASSGTVWFCSIYIITGLALTAMCFNILHDEIVHRLRHHEKIMKSATQKVLTPEFLQRS